A section of the Methanofollis sp. UBA420 genome encodes:
- the guaA gene encoding glutamine-hydrolyzing GMP synthase encodes MVKVEKFVETAIEEIKKEAGDEKVVVALSGGVDSSVCAMLASRAIGKNLIPIYVDTGLMRKGESERICELFCDLGLKRVNAADEFFAALKGITDPEEKRKAIGEKFVRIFEREAKATGAKYLLQGTIYPDRIESEGGIKSHHNVGGMPIDMLFKKVIEPLRDLYKDEVRDVAGAVGLPAEIQHRMPFPGPGLAVRVLGEVTPEKIAVAREANAIVEEELVERYQPWQCFAALLGRGTGVKGDIRCFGWVVAIRAVNSRDGMTADPLEVPFPVLTAIAGRITSEIAEVSRVVYDITPKPPATIEYE; translated from the coding sequence ATGGTGAAGGTAGAGAAGTTTGTCGAGACCGCGATCGAGGAGATCAAGAAGGAGGCCGGGGACGAGAAGGTTGTCGTCGCCCTCTCCGGCGGTGTCGATTCATCGGTATGCGCGATGCTCGCAAGCCGCGCCATCGGGAAGAACCTGATCCCCATCTATGTGGACACCGGGCTGATGAGGAAGGGCGAGAGCGAGCGGATCTGCGAACTCTTCTGCGACCTCGGGCTGAAGAGGGTCAATGCAGCGGACGAGTTCTTCGCGGCGCTGAAGGGGATCACCGACCCCGAAGAGAAGAGAAAGGCCATCGGCGAGAAGTTTGTCAGGATCTTCGAGCGCGAGGCAAAGGCGACGGGTGCGAAGTACCTCCTGCAGGGGACGATCTACCCTGACAGGATCGAGAGCGAGGGCGGGATCAAGAGCCACCACAATGTCGGCGGCATGCCTATCGACATGCTCTTCAAAAAGGTCATCGAGCCCCTCCGCGACCTGTACAAGGACGAGGTGCGGGACGTTGCCGGTGCCGTCGGCCTGCCGGCCGAGATCCAGCACAGGATGCCCTTCCCTGGCCCGGGCCTTGCGGTCCGCGTCCTCGGCGAGGTCACGCCCGAGAAGATCGCGGTCGCCCGCGAGGCGAACGCCATCGTCGAGGAGGAACTGGTGGAGCGTTACCAGCCGTGGCAGTGCTTCGCCGCCCTCCTCGGCCGGGGGACCGGCGTCAAGGGCGACATCAGGTGCTTCGGCTGGGTCGTCGCCATCAGGGCGGTGAACTCCCGCGACGGCATGACTGCCGACCCGCTGGAAGTGCCGTTCCCGGTGCTCACTGCAATTGCCGGACGGATCACCTCGGAGATCGCCGAGGTCTCCAGGGTCGTCTACGACATCACCCCCAAGCCCCCTGCGACCATCGAATACGAGTGA
- a CDS encoding DJ-1/PfpI family protein, with protein sequence MKLILAIAPDRFRDEELFVPQKACAEAGVETVIASTKTGTCEGMLGGAAEATVTFAEVAPEAYDGIVIAGGIGSQDFLWGNNDLIRLVQAFAAEGKVVAAICLSPVVLARAGVLKGKKATVFNSPRSVSEIRRGGATLTDDAVVVDGQVVTANGPFASEAFAAAVLSLLSP encoded by the coding sequence ATGAAACTCATACTCGCCATTGCACCGGATAGATTCCGCGACGAAGAACTCTTCGTCCCGCAGAAGGCATGCGCCGAGGCCGGCGTGGAGACCGTGATCGCCTCGACGAAGACCGGCACCTGTGAGGGGATGCTCGGCGGTGCGGCCGAAGCGACGGTGACTTTTGCAGAGGTCGCACCTGAGGCGTATGACGGGATCGTCATCGCCGGCGGCATCGGGTCTCAGGACTTTCTCTGGGGCAACAATGATCTTATCAGGCTCGTGCAGGCCTTCGCCGCCGAGGGCAAGGTCGTCGCCGCGATCTGCCTCTCCCCGGTCGTCCTCGCCCGTGCAGGCGTTCTGAAGGGCAAGAAAGCGACCGTCTTCAACAGCCCGAGATCGGTCAGCGAGATCAGGCGGGGCGGCGCGACGCTCACGGACGATGCCGTCGTCGTGGACGGGCAGGTCGTCACGGCAAACGGGCCCTTTGCCTCGGAGGCCTTCGCCGCCGCAGTCCTTTCCCTTCTCTCCCCCTGA
- a CDS encoding PAS domain S-box protein, producing MESSNIDRLESGISHLLLTMDRSGDGILISGQERTIIYANETFGRIFGLSPGEIVGRDVMEVMESELSPLFEDPESFRVRIEAVYRKARECREPELPLRGVGSRWITYSSHVVSGSALQGLRLDIFREITGIKQAEETLLQNEKRLKNLTKACGICTCTTGPDLAVVTADETFCEMTGTRKEAIRGKDIRELLPGMAASEVDARLGRLSATQPAAVIPSPGGAWRICGTFFPDGSLSEVQWAWCREREMSRAAGTDAWPSCLSALAALCTDGMREAGDVLAGAARLVLEAAPWCSWIGIEAPGIPSAEAGRRKKKDTETIIPIPPGEEGGKLRIRHAAEEAVPSGGDAFLHAVTGVIGVYLGEQTALEAAQQSEVTYQTLLETTGTATFLLDNEGTIVRMNAEFERLFGYNANDLRNGFMWTSCVDEEDRQMVRHFHELRRAGAGDIPKSYECRTYAKDGTPRDMIVNVSLIPGTTYSIISLIDITEQNETEVELRESEHRYRLIAENATDVIFTLDPDLRFTYVSPSTERLLGWPAAGLVDRPVTDCFAAGDGDVFSGAACEILTVADDGEPLSRVMELEAHRPNGSQVWVEVRINPLRAGDGSPIGVMGVIRDISERKHAEEREIQYVRELSFLSSAAMGFVELPPEEEIYRYIADRLCSLLEGSLAIVSRYDDLDTTLTVRAISGIDEDQSPRLYSLARSCRGMTVSIPADLIEDLGRGVVLPLEGRGKSGLLAGPIRTIVDTFAKGTSRKEYVMGIARGDELFGCVVVVLRDEVCLESVSTIETFAHLSSVALQRRRLEVELESTKSRLQHILSSSPVAIFSAEPSTTGRGMGPITFVTENITGLIGFEPQEILFDSTFWSTYIHPADRPRVQGEEYTALIEEGRRTFEYRIRHKDGKYRWVHSEVRVIRNEEGKAVELIGSAIDISERKRIEEALRVMDSAVTSSINPIIITDLEGDLVFANHSALKQWGYEDIQKVVGKPLDRFWVQKKQIAAILDRIDRDGGWMGDLVGKKKGGKRFHASVSANMVTDEENEPLCIMLSFADITERIEIEEELAKYRTHLEELVLERTEKLTRANELLGLEISERKRAEEHVRALSSFRESVIENAMMLLTVIDEEGDVSVWNKAAAEITGFDRDEMVGKPVGMVWDLLIPDTVSRDAIMHDIRERISSSGRIENMELPILAKNGETKILVWNARPLADSRKRGLVALAEDITVRKQMEEEIRASEARYRGVVEDQTEWICRFGSDLHLSFVNEACCRSFGRSRDEILGSSVAALLPDGCEDLLTSLAGRFAGGRQSITLEGAARHPDGDVRWHQWTLRAIFTPDGDVSEYQAVGRDITEVKKAEEEFVRTEKLLSLSELAGGIAHDFNNILTSIMGNLNLARMKLSPTISFTTA from the coding sequence GTGGAGAGTTCGAATATCGACCGTCTGGAGTCAGGTATCTCCCACCTGCTCCTGACAATGGACCGATCGGGGGACGGCATCCTCATCAGCGGTCAGGAGAGGACGATCATCTATGCCAACGAGACTTTCGGCCGTATTTTTGGTCTCTCTCCCGGAGAAATCGTCGGGAGAGACGTCATGGAGGTCATGGAATCCGAACTTTCCCCCCTCTTCGAAGATCCGGAATCCTTCAGGGTCAGGATCGAAGCGGTCTACCGGAAGGCCCGAGAGTGCCGGGAGCCTGAGTTGCCCTTGCGCGGTGTCGGGTCACGGTGGATCACCTACTCCAGCCATGTCGTCTCCGGGAGTGCACTGCAGGGCCTGAGACTCGACATCTTCCGCGAGATCACCGGGATCAAACAGGCCGAGGAGACACTCCTCCAGAACGAGAAGAGGCTGAAAAACCTGACCAAAGCCTGCGGCATCTGTACCTGCACGACCGGGCCCGACCTCGCGGTCGTCACGGCCGACGAGACATTCTGTGAGATGACAGGCACCAGAAAGGAGGCTATCCGCGGGAAAGATATAAGGGAACTCCTGCCCGGCATGGCGGCATCGGAGGTGGACGCACGCCTCGGCAGACTCTCCGCGACGCAACCGGCGGCCGTGATCCCCTCGCCGGGCGGTGCATGGAGGATCTGCGGCACCTTCTTCCCGGACGGCTCGCTCTCGGAGGTTCAGTGGGCATGGTGCAGGGAGAGAGAGATGTCCCGTGCCGCAGGTACGGACGCGTGGCCATCCTGCCTCTCCGCTCTTGCCGCCCTCTGTACCGACGGGATGCGGGAGGCCGGAGACGTCCTTGCAGGGGCCGCGCGCCTGGTGCTGGAGGCGGCCCCCTGGTGTTCCTGGATCGGGATAGAGGCCCCGGGCATACCCTCTGCCGAGGCAGGGCGCCGAAAAAAGAAAGATACAGAAACGATCATTCCCATCCCTCCCGGCGAGGAAGGAGGGAAACTCCGCATCAGGCACGCGGCAGAAGAGGCAGTGCCCTCAGGCGGGGACGCCTTCCTCCACGCCGTCACCGGAGTGATCGGGGTGTACCTCGGGGAGCAGACGGCGCTGGAGGCGGCGCAGCAGTCAGAGGTCACCTACCAGACACTCCTTGAGACCACCGGAACCGCTACCTTCCTTCTCGACAACGAGGGGACTATCGTCAGGATGAACGCCGAGTTCGAGCGCCTCTTCGGGTATAATGCCAACGATCTCAGGAACGGCTTCATGTGGACCTCCTGCGTCGACGAGGAAGACCGCCAGATGGTCAGACACTTCCACGAACTCAGGCGCGCCGGGGCCGGGGACATACCGAAGTCCTACGAATGCAGGACATATGCAAAAGACGGCACCCCGAGAGATATGATCGTCAATGTCTCCCTCATCCCGGGGACCACATACTCCATCATCTCTCTCATCGACATCACGGAGCAGAACGAGACCGAGGTCGAACTCCGGGAGAGCGAGCACCGCTATCGGCTGATCGCCGAGAACGCCACTGACGTTATCTTCACCCTTGACCCTGACCTCAGGTTCACCTATGTGAGCCCGTCGACCGAACGTCTCCTTGGCTGGCCTGCCGCAGGGCTGGTTGACCGCCCGGTGACCGACTGCTTCGCCGCGGGCGACGGCGACGTCTTTTCCGGGGCCGCATGCGAGATCCTGACAGTCGCAGACGACGGGGAACCCCTCTCGCGCGTCATGGAACTGGAGGCACACCGTCCCAACGGCAGTCAGGTCTGGGTGGAGGTGCGGATCAATCCCCTGCGTGCAGGTGACGGGTCACCGATCGGGGTCATGGGCGTCATTCGCGATATCAGTGAACGTAAACACGCCGAAGAAAGGGAAATCCAGTATGTCAGAGAACTCTCATTCCTTTCCAGTGCGGCCATGGGATTCGTCGAATTGCCGCCTGAGGAGGAGATCTACCGCTATATCGCGGACCGCCTCTGCAGTCTCCTCGAGGGGTCACTCGCCATAGTCTCCCGGTACGACGACCTGGACACGACCCTCACCGTGCGGGCGATTTCCGGTATCGACGAAGACCAGTCCCCCCGCCTCTACTCCCTGGCACGCAGTTGCAGGGGCATGACCGTCTCTATCCCGGCCGACCTCATCGAAGACCTCGGCAGGGGTGTGGTCCTGCCGCTGGAAGGAAGAGGGAAGTCTGGACTCCTCGCCGGGCCGATCAGGACGATTGTCGATACCTTCGCAAAAGGCACCAGCAGGAAAGAATATGTCATGGGGATTGCACGGGGCGACGAACTCTTCGGCTGTGTGGTCGTCGTTCTCAGGGACGAGGTTTGTCTGGAATCGGTCTCGACGATCGAGACCTTTGCCCACCTCTCCTCGGTGGCGCTCCAGCGGCGGCGTCTCGAAGTCGAACTCGAATCGACAAAGTCGCGTCTCCAGCACATCCTCTCCTCAAGCCCGGTGGCGATCTTCTCGGCAGAACCCTCGACCACCGGACGCGGGATGGGCCCGATCACCTTTGTGACCGAGAACATCACCGGCCTCATCGGCTTCGAACCGCAGGAGATCCTCTTCGACTCCACATTCTGGTCCACCTACATCCACCCTGCGGACCGTCCGCGCGTCCAGGGCGAGGAATATACCGCACTCATCGAGGAGGGCAGGCGGACCTTCGAGTACAGGATCAGGCACAAGGACGGGAAGTACCGCTGGGTCCACTCTGAAGTACGGGTAATCCGAAACGAAGAAGGGAAGGCAGTCGAACTCATCGGGTCGGCGATCGACATATCGGAGAGGAAGAGGATCGAAGAGGCCCTCAGGGTCATGGACAGCGCTGTCACCTCCTCGATCAACCCGATCATCATCACCGATCTCGAGGGCGACCTCGTCTTTGCAAATCACTCAGCCCTGAAACAATGGGGCTACGAGGATATTCAGAAAGTGGTGGGAAAGCCGCTTGACCGGTTCTGGGTGCAGAAAAAGCAGATCGCCGCGATCCTCGACCGCATCGACAGGGACGGGGGATGGATGGGAGATCTGGTCGGGAAGAAGAAGGGAGGAAAACGTTTCCATGCCAGCGTATCGGCAAACATGGTGACAGATGAGGAGAACGAACCTCTCTGCATCATGCTCTCCTTCGCCGACATCACCGAGCGGATCGAGATCGAGGAGGAACTTGCGAAGTACCGTACGCACCTCGAAGAACTCGTCCTCGAAAGGACCGAGAAACTGACACGGGCAAACGAACTCCTTGGCCTGGAGATATCGGAACGCAAACGCGCGGAAGAGCATGTCCGGGCACTCAGTTCGTTCAGGGAGAGTGTCATTGAGAATGCCATGATGCTCCTCACCGTCATCGACGAGGAAGGGGACGTGAGCGTCTGGAACAAGGCGGCGGCCGAGATCACAGGGTTCGACCGGGACGAGATGGTCGGAAAGCCGGTTGGCATGGTCTGGGATCTCCTCATCCCTGACACCGTTTCCAGAGACGCCATCATGCACGACATCCGTGAGAGGATCTCCTCCTCTGGACGGATCGAGAACATGGAACTCCCGATCCTGGCGAAAAACGGTGAAACAAAGATCCTCGTCTGGAATGCCAGGCCGCTCGCGGACAGCAGGAAGAGGGGGCTTGTCGCCCTCGCCGAGGACATCACGGTGCGCAAGCAGATGGAGGAGGAGATCCGGGCGAGCGAGGCGCGCTACCGCGGCGTGGTCGAGGACCAGACCGAATGGATCTGCCGGTTCGGGTCCGACCTGCACCTCTCCTTCGTGAACGAGGCGTGCTGCCGCTCCTTCGGCCGCAGCAGGGACGAGATACTCGGGTCTTCTGTCGCCGCACTCCTCCCTGATGGCTGTGAGGATCTCCTTACTTCCCTTGCCGGGCGTTTTGCGGGTGGCCGGCAGAGCATCACCCTTGAAGGCGCCGCCCGGCACCCTGACGGGGATGTGCGGTGGCACCAGTGGACGCTACGGGCCATCTTCACCCCTGACGGTGACGTCTCGGAGTATCAGGCTGTCGGCCGCGATATCACCGAGGTGAAAAAAGCCGAGGAGGAGTTTGTCAGGACAGAGAAACTCCTCTCCCTCTCTGAACTTGCCGGTGGGATTGCTCACGACTTTAACAACATTCTCACTTCGATCATGGGCAATCTCAACCTTGCCCGGATGAAGCTCTCACCGACGATTTCGTTTACCACCGCCTGA
- a CDS encoding acetylornithine/succinylornithine family transaminase, translated as MELSRNYRELDARYYMPAFSRTIEIVRGQGAHVWDADGKEYIDCVAGIAVCSTGHCHPAVVEAICSQAHDLIHCSNLYYVPHQAELAEKIVEISGFKNGKAFFSNSGAEANEGALKLARLATGRKKFVSFTHSFHGRTMGSLAVTFKPNIREPFEPLEPGCTFVEYGDLDALEKAVDTDTAGVIVEVIQGEAGVISAPEGFLEGIRDVCDRKGALVIVDEVQTGMGRTGKWFAFQHTKAVPDIVTIAKGIASGFPMGALVAREGLEFKKSEHGSTFAGGPLACAAARATIGVIEGLLPSIPEKAGRFARGLAAHNPRVHGLMIGFTLGERCPAVQAYCAEHGVLINCAADGNIRLVPPLVISDEEIDTAVGVINAALR; from the coding sequence ATGGAGTTATCACGGAATTACCGGGAACTGGATGCTCGCTATTACATGCCCGCCTTCTCGCGCACGATCGAGATCGTGCGCGGGCAGGGAGCGCATGTCTGGGACGCGGACGGGAAGGAGTATATCGACTGCGTGGCCGGGATTGCCGTCTGCAGCACGGGCCACTGCCACCCCGCGGTGGTGGAGGCGATCTGTTCGCAGGCGCATGACCTGATCCACTGCTCGAACCTCTACTATGTGCCGCACCAGGCCGAACTTGCCGAGAAGATCGTTGAGATCTCGGGCTTCAAGAACGGCAAGGCCTTCTTCTCGAACTCCGGGGCCGAGGCGAACGAGGGCGCACTGAAACTCGCCCGCCTTGCCACCGGCAGGAAGAAGTTCGTCTCTTTCACCCACAGTTTCCACGGGCGGACGATGGGGTCGCTTGCCGTCACCTTCAAGCCGAATATCCGCGAGCCCTTCGAGCCCCTTGAACCGGGCTGCACCTTCGTCGAATACGGCGACCTCGATGCCCTGGAGAAGGCCGTGGACACCGACACCGCAGGCGTGATCGTCGAGGTGATCCAGGGTGAAGCCGGCGTCATTTCCGCCCCTGAAGGTTTCCTTGAGGGTATCAGGGATGTCTGCGACAGGAAGGGCGCCCTGGTGATCGTCGACGAGGTCCAGACCGGGATGGGCAGGACCGGAAAGTGGTTCGCCTTCCAGCACACGAAGGCGGTGCCGGACATCGTCACGATCGCGAAGGGTATTGCGAGCGGTTTCCCCATGGGCGCGCTTGTCGCCCGCGAGGGCCTTGAGTTCAAGAAGAGCGAGCACGGCAGCACCTTTGCAGGCGGCCCCCTCGCCTGCGCAGCGGCCAGGGCGACGATCGGTGTCATCGAAGGGCTTCTCCCGTCGATACCGGAGAAGGCCGGGCGCTTTGCCCGCGGCCTTGCCGCCCACAACCCCCGGGTGCACGGCCTCATGATCGGTTTCACCCTTGGCGAGCGCTGTCCTGCCGTGCAGGCGTACTGTGCCGAGCACGGCGTCCTGATCAACTGTGCGGCAGACGGGAACATCCGCCTGGTCCCGCCCCTGGTGATCTCGGACGAGGAGATCGACACGGCTGTCGGGGTCATCAATGCAGCGCTTCGTTAG
- a CDS encoding PaaI family thioesterase yields MPETVPVLIMSYLQEIAAKGRMANPFFVLMGIEVVSFGGGEAVLSMTVRPEMHNGAGWLQGGIYTALSDEAMALALTTLLDEGEHIATISETTQYFKGVRDGTVRAMGRVVRKGHAVAFAGGEITGTDGTLLARTTASFAVMGQKS; encoded by the coding sequence ATGCCGGAGACGGTCCCAGTCCTGATCATGAGTTATCTCCAGGAGATCGCGGCAAAAGGGCGGATGGCAAATCCGTTTTTTGTTCTGATGGGCATCGAAGTCGTATCTTTCGGTGGAGGCGAGGCCGTGCTCTCGATGACAGTGCGGCCCGAGATGCACAACGGTGCAGGCTGGTTGCAGGGCGGCATCTACACCGCCCTTTCCGACGAGGCGATGGCACTTGCCCTCACCACCCTCCTCGACGAAGGCGAGCATATCGCCACGATCTCCGAGACGACGCAGTATTTCAAGGGGGTGCGGGACGGCACCGTCAGGGCAATGGGTCGGGTCGTCAGAAAAGGTCATGCCGTCGCCTTTGCCGGGGGCGAGATCACAGGCACCGACGGCACCCTGCTCGCGCGGACGACCGCCTCCTTTGCGGTCATGGGACAAAAGTCCTGA
- the hisC gene encoding histidinol-phosphate transaminase: MQRFVRQQYAAPGGYVFAKSAEEIARENALDRVARLASNENPFPPSDVVVAAGLAALKEGNRYPAGHPDAILRALKAVHGDHAFIIGNGMDGVIETVVRTVVDPGDRVVVSTPTFSFYGLAAAAQGAEVVNVPREPDFSVDAGRFIEACRGAKLAFLCTPNNPTGNAVPVETVREILDGIDCLLFLDNAYIEFSDIDYRPLMKEYDTLIEGRTMSKAYSLAGLRFGYAFIPDRLLPHLDSASTPFAVNTVALAAAGAALADQAHIREAVAHVRAWRERFIAEIPLPVTPSDANFILVDVAPLTGDEAMERLAARGVIVRSCRSFPGLEDRYIRVSIGADWENELFLRGIAEL, from the coding sequence ATGCAGCGCTTCGTTAGACAGCAGTACGCCGCACCCGGCGGCTACGTCTTTGCGAAGAGCGCGGAGGAGATCGCCCGCGAGAACGCGCTTGACCGCGTCGCCCGCCTGGCCAGCAACGAGAACCCTTTCCCACCGTCTGATGTGGTGGTCGCCGCCGGCCTCGCCGCCCTGAAGGAGGGGAACCGGTATCCTGCCGGCCACCCCGATGCGATCCTCAGGGCGCTGAAGGCGGTTCACGGCGATCACGCCTTCATCATCGGGAATGGGATGGACGGCGTGATCGAGACGGTCGTGCGGACGGTGGTCGACCCCGGCGACCGCGTCGTCGTCTCCACCCCGACATTCTCCTTCTACGGTCTTGCGGCGGCGGCGCAGGGTGCCGAAGTCGTGAACGTGCCGCGGGAACCCGACTTCTCGGTCGATGCCGGACGCTTCATCGAGGCGTGCCGCGGCGCGAAACTCGCTTTCCTCTGCACGCCGAACAACCCGACAGGGAATGCCGTCCCCGTCGAGACGGTGCGGGAGATCCTCGACGGGATCGACTGCCTCCTCTTCCTGGACAACGCCTACATCGAGTTCTCCGATATCGACTACCGCCCCCTGATGAAAGAGTACGACACTCTCATCGAGGGGCGGACCATGTCAAAGGCCTATTCCCTTGCGGGTCTGCGCTTCGGGTACGCTTTTATCCCCGACCGCCTCCTCCCCCACCTGGACAGTGCGTCCACGCCCTTTGCCGTGAACACCGTCGCCCTTGCGGCGGCCGGTGCGGCCCTGGCCGATCAGGCGCACATCAGGGAGGCCGTCGCGCATGTCCGGGCGTGGAGAGAGCGGTTCATAGCAGAGATCCCCCTGCCGGTGACGCCGTCCGACGCGAACTTTATCCTCGTCGACGTCGCACCTCTCACCGGTGATGAGGCGATGGAGCGCCTCGCCGCCCGCGGTGTGATTGTTCGGTCGTGCCGGAGCTTCCCCGGCCTTGAAGACCGCTATATCAGGGTCAGCATCGGGGCGGACTGGGAGAACGAGCTGTTTCTACGCGGGATTGCAGAACTATGA
- a CDS encoding adenylate kinase family protein: MMIGITGTPGTGKSTIAGILESRGHVVVRAGETVGPFVLGDDPARDTKIVDEEAWAAAFTPVDGFVEGHLAHILPCDRIVVLRCRPDVLETRLVARGYAEAKVRENAEAEALDVILVETLENFERNVVLEIDTTTTGPEEAADLIAGFAAGTVPPSSGSFDWSAYLLEGL, encoded by the coding sequence ATGATGATTGGCATCACCGGTACGCCGGGCACGGGAAAGAGCACCATCGCCGGGATCCTGGAGAGCCGCGGCCATGTGGTCGTCAGGGCCGGCGAGACAGTCGGGCCGTTTGTCCTCGGCGACGACCCTGCACGCGATACGAAAATCGTGGACGAGGAGGCATGGGCGGCGGCGTTCACCCCGGTAGACGGTTTTGTCGAGGGACACCTCGCCCACATCCTCCCCTGCGACCGTATCGTCGTCCTCAGGTGCCGGCCCGATGTGCTGGAAACGCGCCTTGTGGCCCGCGGCTATGCTGAGGCAAAGGTGCGCGAGAATGCCGAGGCCGAGGCACTCGACGTGATCCTTGTCGAGACTCTGGAAAACTTTGAAAGGAATGTGGTGCTTGAGATCGACACGACGACGACCGGCCCTGAGGAGGCCGCCGATCTCATCGCGGGCTTTGCCGCCGGGACTGTGCCCCCGTCCTCGGGCTCGTTCGACTGGTCGGCGTACCTGCTGGAGGGTCTATGA
- a CDS encoding CTP synthase, whose amino-acid sequence MKYIFVTGGVMSGLGKGITAASIGRILKNRGYQVTAIKIDPYLNIDAGTMNPAQHGEVFVLSDGGEVDLDLGNYERFLDIELTRPHNITTGKIYKTVIEKERHGDFLGSTVQIIPHITDEIKGHIAKTAEAFENHGHKAEVCLVEVGGTVGDIESMPFLEAVRQMRGELPAQDTALVHVTLVPADTMGDLKTKPTQHSVKALRELGLRPDIIVCRSDRVLPGHSRRKISDFCDVPISAVISAADAPDIYQVPMELEKEGVANVILDTLGLEKRGVDSEWYHTVTAEYTNRATIGIVTKYGIEDVYLSIKEALKHAGRALSTEVRIRWLDAETFDDHDLAELDGILVPGGFGSRGVPGKIRAIQYAREHQIPFLGICLGFQMAVVEFARDVLGYKDAISEEFGPGTHVIALLPEQEEVKDLGGTMRLGNCQVDVATGTTAWDLYGKTGIIERHRHRYEVNPDYIEEITKAGLVFSGKNGNRMEILELPGHPFFFATQFHPEFRSRPTRPSPPYLGFVNACKENKEIKQ is encoded by the coding sequence TTGAAGTATATATTCGTTACTGGCGGCGTAATGAGCGGCCTTGGCAAAGGCATTACTGCGGCATCGATCGGGAGGATCCTCAAGAACCGGGGTTACCAGGTCACGGCCATCAAGATCGATCCCTACCTGAACATCGATGCAGGCACGATGAACCCCGCCCAGCACGGCGAGGTCTTCGTGCTCAGCGACGGCGGCGAAGTCGACCTCGACCTCGGCAACTACGAGCGGTTTCTCGACATCGAACTGACGCGGCCCCACAACATCACGACCGGGAAGATTTACAAGACTGTTATCGAGAAAGAGCGTCACGGCGACTTCCTCGGCAGCACAGTCCAGATCATCCCGCACATCACCGACGAGATCAAGGGCCACATCGCAAAGACTGCCGAGGCCTTTGAAAACCACGGTCACAAGGCCGAGGTCTGCCTCGTCGAGGTCGGCGGGACTGTCGGCGATATCGAGAGCATGCCATTCCTGGAAGCGGTGCGGCAGATGCGCGGCGAACTCCCGGCACAGGACACCGCACTCGTCCACGTGACCCTGGTCCCGGCAGACACGATGGGCGACCTCAAGACCAAACCGACCCAGCACTCGGTCAAGGCGCTGCGCGAACTTGGTCTGCGGCCCGACATCATCGTCTGCAGGAGCGACCGCGTCCTGCCCGGCCATTCCAGGCGGAAGATCTCCGACTTCTGCGATGTCCCGATCAGCGCTGTCATCAGCGCCGCGGACGCACCCGACATCTACCAGGTGCCGATGGAGCTTGAGAAAGAGGGGGTCGCAAACGTCATCCTCGACACCCTCGGCCTGGAGAAGCGCGGCGTGGACTCCGAGTGGTATCACACGGTGACGGCCGAGTACACGAACAGGGCGACGATCGGGATCGTGACCAAGTACGGGATCGAGGACGTCTATCTCTCGATCAAGGAGGCGCTGAAGCATGCCGGCCGCGCCCTCTCGACAGAGGTGCGGATCCGGTGGCTGGACGCCGAGACCTTCGACGACCATGACCTTGCCGAACTCGACGGCATCCTTGTACCGGGTGGGTTCGGTTCGCGGGGCGTCCCCGGCAAGATCCGCGCCATCCAGTATGCCCGGGAGCACCAGATCCCCTTCCTGGGGATCTGCCTCGGTTTCCAGATGGCGGTCGTCGAGTTCGCCCGTGACGTGCTCGGCTACAAAGACGCTATCTCCGAGGAGTTCGGGCCTGGTACGCATGTCATCGCTCTCCTGCCCGAGCAGGAAGAGGTGAAAGACCTCGGCGGGACAATGCGCCTTGGCAACTGCCAGGTCGATGTGGCGACCGGCACGACGGCCTGGGACCTCTATGGGAAGACCGGGATCATCGAGCGCCACCGCCACCGGTACGAGGTGAACCCCGACTATATCGAGGAGATCACAAAGGCGGGGCTGGTCTTCTCCGGCAAGAACGGGAACAGGATGGAGATCCTGGAACTGCCTGGCCACCCGTTCTTCTTTGCGACCCAGTTCCATCCTGAATTCAGGTCGAGGCCGACACGGCCGTCGCCGCCGTACCTCGGCTTTGTGAACGCGTGCAAGGAAAATAAAGAGATAAAACAGTAG